Below is a window of Methanobacterium aggregans DNA.
TGGAATATGCACAGATATCTGTCCCACAGAGTCCCTAAAACTTGGTCCAGTCCTCCCCATAGCAAGGGGACTTTTAAAAATGGACTACCTCAAGATGAACAAGGATACATGTGTTTTATGCGGACTCTGTGCATCTGCATGTCCATTCGATGCCCTGGAATTCAGTGTAGATGGTGAAAACGCGAAAAATTTGGATGCTTATCCTAAATGGAGTCATAATGCAGGCATTGATGAGGAAAATTGCATATACTGTGGTAGCTGTGAAAAAGCATGCCCAAAAAATGCCATATACATGGAAAGGGTTTTGCCCACGGTAGAGGAACTTGTTCGCGGTGAAGCAGAGATCGACAAGGATAAATGTATCTCCTGCGGAATGTGTGAGGAGATCTGTCCTGCAGAAGCAATAAGCATGGACAAAAATGAGATAAATTCCAGCAGCAAAGACATTGCAAATGACATAAGCATCGACAAATCCAAATGCATCTACTGCGGAATATGCAAGAGGATATGTCCAGAAGATGCCATAAAAGTAGTCTGCACAACCTGTATGGATCAGATGGAAATTCCAAAACCAGAGATCACAGGGAATATCATATTGAATGAAGACCAGTGCATAAACTGCGGCTGGTGCGAGGAAATATGTCCAGTGGATGCTGCAGAGGTAACAAAACCCTTTGAAGGAGAAATAGAGATGATTTCAACTGATGAGGTAACCTGCAAAGGAGATTCCTGCCACGCATGTATGGATGTTTGTCCATGCAACGCAATAAGCATCGTTGACAACAAATCTGTTGTAAACCAGAACATGTGCACCCTATGCGGAGCCTGCGCAAAGGCCTGCCCACAGAGCATAATATCAATCAAGCGCAGCGACATGAAACTGGATAACATACGTTCCAAGTCCTGGCAGAAGACACTTGGAAGTTTAATTGAATAGTTCAAGAATTCACGTTCAACAAAAATCCTCCATTTTTGTTGTTTTTTTTCTTTTTTTTAGTAGATTTTTAAATTAAAGCCAACACTAATAAAAATTCCACACACAGTAACCTTAAGAATTTTTAAATTAATTTTAAGTGATGATACCTGAAAAATCAAAACTCACAGTGCTGTTGCTGATTTTAATAAAATTTGGAAACTTGTAGAATAAGAAATAATCCAATGAATAAAAAAAGAAGGAAAGTTTAGTCTTTTATTACCATTACCTCTGTTGATTTGATAACTGCAGTTAATTCATCCCCTTCTTTAATCTCAAGGTCTTCAACTGCTTCCTTGGAGATTATGGCAGTTATAACCTCTGGAGAATCTATTTTTATTTTTACAGACGCAGTTATCTCACCCTTCTCAACACTCACAACCATTCCATTAAGACCATTTCTTGCACTCATCTTCATTTTATCACCTATGATATATTTTGTAAATTAAATTTCATATATTTTGTTGTGTGGGTAGTAAATCACGAATTTAAAAAAAGTATTAAATTTAAATAATAAAAGATTTGAGCCGTATAACAGTATATTAACAATAAAACAGCCATTAAACTACATTTAAGCAGGTAATGACCTATATTTAGTGCGATGTATATTACTGAGGTTACGTTGCAATTAACTGTGTTTTTTAAAGTTAAATAGATAGGTTTATATGTACATATCGGGAAAAATTCCTATGAGAATTGATAATATCTTAAAAAAATTCAGGAGGTTAATCATGGATAAAAAAGTCATGGCAGTAATTGTATTGATAATAATTGCAGTTATAGGCGGGGGACTGTTTGCTTACCAAAGCTCCTCAGATCAGAATAAGACTGTTTTGAAGATATACCATGCAGGTAGTCTTTCCGCATTAATGAATGCAACTGCCAAAAAATTTGAATCTGAACATCCTAATGTTGATGTTCAATTAGAATCCTATGGAAGTGCTGATGCTATAAAACAGATCACAGACCTGAACAGGTCTGGAGATATAGTTGCCGTTGCTGACTACGGATTGATAGACAAACGTATGATACCTAACTACGCAGACTGGAACCTTCAGTTTGCAAAGAATGAGATGGTCATAGTTTACTCCAACAAGAGTAAGTACAGCGACCAGATAAACAGCCAAAACTGGTACCAGATACTTGAAAAATCAGATGTTACCTTCGGTTTCAGTGACCCCAACGCTGATCCAAGTGGATACAGGTCTGTTATGATGATACAACTTGCAGAATCCTACTACAACGACAGCACCATCTTCGATAAACTCGTAGCAAACAACACTGCAATCACTTCTGAAACTAACGGCACTGGTTACGCTCTAAAAGCTCCAAGTAACCTTAACCCAACTTCTAAGGTCATGATCAGGCCAAAAGAAGTGGATTTAATGCAGTCCGTTGAATCAGGTAGTCTTGATTACCTTATAATCTACAAAAACGTTGCAGATCAGCATAAAAGTTCTGGTGTGAAGTACATTGAACTTCCTAACAAACTGCAGATCAGGGATACCCAGTACGAATCAGATTATAAAAAAATAAGCCTGACACAGAACAGTGACACCAACAAGAGCAAAGTGGTTAAACTTTCACCGATAGTCTATGGAATAACAGTGGTGAAAAATTCAAGCAACTACGACCTGTCAGTTGAATTCGTTAAGCTGTTAATTAGCTCTGAAGGTACACAGCTCATAAAAGACACTTACCAGCAGCCAATAACACCTGCAATAGCAACAAACGACTCCACAAACATTCCGGATGCACTAAAATCCCTTGTTACTCAGGCTTGATCTGTGAAGTTAGTATCCTGAATTTTTGATCAGATTTCAGGATATTAAAATTTTTTTTTTAATTGACCACTGTGAAGGTTTATTAAAGACCCACTATAAAAGATGCATAAGACCCTATGAAAATTTTAATGGTGTTCCAATGAGAAGGATAGAATATTCAACATTTTTCTTTGCTTTAATGGGATCATTTGCCGTACTTTTTATTTTAATACCTCTGGTAACAATGATATTATCCGAAGATCCTGGGGCAGTTGTAGCCAACCTTCAAGACAGTGAAGTGCTGGGATCAATATTCACAAGTGCATACTGTGCATTAATAGCAACCATAATAGCCCTTATATTTGGAATTCCACTTGCTTACACACTTGCAAGGAATGATTTTAAAGGCAAAGGATTTATAGAAGCCATAATAGACATACCCATTGTTATACCCCATACAGTGACAGGTATAGCTCTTTTAACAGTTTTTGCACCACATGGAATTCTTGGAATGCCCTTTGGAAAGATTGGAATAAGTTTTATTGATGCAATGCCTGGAATAATCGTTGCAATGCTATTTGTGAGTTCATCATTCATGATAAACTCCGCAAGGGAGGGATTTGAAAATGTTGATCCAAGACTCGAGAAGGTTGCAAGAACACTGGGTTCAGGAAACTTCAGAACCTTCTTTGGAATAACCATACCCCTTTCCCTTCGAAGCATCGTTGTTGGATCCATCATGACATGGGCAAGGGCAATAAGTGAATTTGGGGCCGTTATAATCCTGGCCTATTACCCAATGATCGCACCAACCCTCATTTACACCAGGTTCCTGAACTTCGGTTTGTCTTCATCAAAACCCATTGCAGTTCTACTGATACTCATCTGCATAATGGTTTTTGTAATTGTCAGGTTACTTATAAGTGGATGGAAATCATATGATAAGGATTAAAAAGTTATTTAAAGAGTGGAAGGAATTCAAACTGCATGATATAGATTTAGAAATAAATGAAAAGGAATATTTTGTAGTTTTAGGTCCATCAGGAGCAGGTAAAACTCTTTTACTTGAATTGATTGCAGGGATCTGGATTCCGGACTCTGGAAAAATATTTTTCAAAGGCAGTGATATCACGTTAACAGCCCCTGAAAAAAGGGGAATTGCACTTGTTTATCAGGATTACATGCTTTTTCCGCATAAGACTGTCTTTGAAAATGTTGTATTTGGACTGAAGCTGAGAAAGTACAGTGAGGAAGAGATATCTGAGAAGGCCGATGAACTCATGGAACTTTTAAAGATCAAGGACCTTTCAAACCGTTACCCCCGGACGCTGAGTGGTGGTGAAAAACAGAGGGTTGCAATTGCAAGGGCTCTCATATTGAAACCTCCAGTTTTACTTTTAGATGAACCACTAAGTGCCCTTGATAAAAACAAACAGAATGAACTCATAAAGGAACTCAAACGTATAAACAGGGAGTTCGGAATAACCATAATTCATGTTACCCATAACTTCGAGGAAGCCCTGATGCTTGCAGACAGGGTAGCTATAATGGACAGTGGAAGAATTTCACAAATTGGAACAACCCACGATATATTCAGAAAACCTGAGAATAAATTTGTTGCAGACTTCGTTGGAGTTGAAAATCTCCTGGAAGGAAGGGTTGAAGAAACAAATGGAGATATAACTGCCATTAAAACAGAACACTCCACCATATATTCTGTAACATCTAAAGTAGGTGATGTTTACATGAGCATACGCCCCGAGGACATCACCATCTCCCTTAAAAAAGTGGAAACCAGTGCCGTGAACATGCTGAAAGGCAGGGTAAAGGAAGTTGTTGACATGGGCACCTTGATAAGCTTGTTAATAGATACTGGAGATGTTTTCATGGTTTTAATGACAAGAAAATCCTTCATGGACATGGAAATAAACGTTGGCATGGAGGTCTGGATGAACTTCAAGGCTTCAGCAGTGCATGTTTTTTAGATCCTAAATCTTCAAGTGGATTTAATCCATCTAGATATGGGATACAGGATATTAATTACTCCTTTAAAAATTACTTTTTTAAAAGATCTGGCTTTATTATGGAACCAAATTAGGAGAGCTTATCTTCAAGGGAACACAGGCCTTTCTATCACCCATATCCATGACCTTCACCTTGATACCATAAACAGATTCCATGTTCTCCTCTGTTATCACCTCATCTGGAGTGCCCATGTCAATGAAGTTCTTTCCCTTCATTATTGCCACTTTGTTGGCTGATATGAAGGCGTGATCAGGGAAGTGGGAGGACATCACAACGGAAAGTCCATTCTTAGCCAATCTTTCTATTATGTTGAGTGTTCTTATCTGATTGCCAAAATCCAGGTGTGAGGTTGGTTCATCAAGAAGAAGAACATCCGGTTCCTGGGTCAGCACCCTTGCAATGAAGACCAGCTGCTGTTCACCCCCACTGATCTCGGTGTAGGGTTTGTCCCTCATGTGAAAGATGTTCAGGGACTTCAGGGAATCTTCAGCTATTTTTATATCCTTCTCAGTTGGTGAGGAGAAGATATCAAGGTGGGGTGCCCTTCCCATGAGCACAACGTCCAGTACTGTGAAGGGGAAGGTGGAGTTGTGCATCTGGGGTATGTAACCTATGTTTCTGGCTATCTCAGAGTTATTCATTGAGTAGATGTTCCTGCCGTTGAGAAGTACGGAGCCTGATTTCAGCTTCATGAGTCCGTTTAAACACTTGATCATGGTGGTTTTACCTGTACCGTTTGCCCCTAAAATACAGAACACATCCCCTTTTTTCAGGGAGAAGTTAATGTCCTCAAAGATGTTCTCCCCTCCATTGTAGGAGAAGGTTCCCCCTACCATTTCAAGTAAATGGTTCATGACCACACCTCCCTGCTCTTCATAAGGAGGTAAAGGAAGAATGGTGCACCTATGAGTGCTGTTAAAATTCCCAAAGGAATTTCAACTGTGACTAAGGTTCTGGCCACATCATCTATGAGAAGGAGGAAGAAAGCTCCAAGAACTATGCTTGCAGGTAGAAGTACCTTGTGATCAGGGCCAACTATCATTCTGGTTATGTGGGGTATTACAAGTCCAATCCATCCAATAATCCCGCATATACTGATTGATGATGCTGTTACCACAGTACAGCACACAATTATAAGTCCCTGCATTCTCCTGGTGTTTATTCCAAGGGTTTGGGCCTCTTCCTCACCCATGGAAATAACGTTTATCCTCCATCTTACCATTAAAAGGATTGCAGTTCCTATAACTATGGGAACACCCATTATAATAAGATCCTGATTGTTAACCGCTGCAAGGCTTCCCATGAGCCAGAAAACAATGGTCTGCAGCTGTCCATAGGGATCTGCAACGTACTTTATCAGGGAGAGGAGTGCAGAGAAGAGTGAAGCTATGGCAATACCGCAGAGCACCAGTGTCAGCATGGAAGTGCCCTTAAATGCCCTTGCAATGAAGTAGGTTAATCCAACAGCCACGAGCCCCCATGCGAAGGCTGATATCTGTGTCATGAACACGCTGGCTGAAAAGAGTATTGCAAGGGAGGCCCCGAACCCTGCACCCGCTGAAACACCTAGTTTATCCGGGGAAACCAGGGGGTTCTGGAAGAGTCCCTGGAAAGATGCACCTGCAATGGATAGAGCAGCCCCTATCATCATGGCAGCCACTATCCTTGGAAACCTTATCTGGAAGATGATGGTGTCCACTGCAGGGGGCAGTGTGAAGTTGATAAGACCCAACTTGGAGGCCACGGCCAGTACAACCTCATTCAGAGACAGGGGATATCTTCCAAAAAGAAATGAGAGGAAGAATAGAATGATCAGGGCAATTATCATTAGAAGTACTGCAGATACTTCATGTGATACTACCTTTTCCCTGATTTTCTCTTTGAACAAATTTTCACCCATATTAAAATCTTTTAAGTTTGATTCAATCCAGAAGAGCTCAGTATACTGGACACCTGCTCATCAGTCAAGTTGTAGTGGTAGAACTCTGAGTAGAACTCCTTTGTAAGACTGTTCAGGTCCAGGTCCTGGAACTTGTCAGGGTAGAGTACCTTGGCAGTCCATGGTATGCCCATAATTGTGTTGGCTCCAGGTGGTCCTTCAAACCAGTTGAATGGAGACTGTGGTGCCAGGTAAACCTGCCTGTTCTTAACAGCTGTTATGTTCTGCCACTGGGAGTTTGAATATACACCATTGTAGAAATCAGAACTGCTTGTGATGATAACGTCTGGGTTCCACTGAAGTATGAGTTCCATTGAAACTCCCATTCCACCCTTGGATACAGGGGCCTGTACAACGTTGGTTCCACCGCAGATGGTTATAAGCTGGGCCTGGGGTGAACCTGGGGCGTATGTTTTCAGTCCAGTTGAATCCTTTGCATAGTAAACCTTCTTCTTCTCATTCTCAGGTATGGTGGACACCGTGGTGTTGACCTGGTTCAGGACCTTTTTGTAGAAGGCCGTGAGATTGTCTGCTTTCCCAGTTTCTCCAGTGACCTTTCCAACGAAACTGATGGCTGAAACTATGTCTGTGAGGTTGTTGTCACCCTCAACATCCAGAACTGGAACTTCACCGAACTTCTCCTGTATCTCGTTGACATCATCCACCGTGCCTCCATGACCCACCAGTACTATGTCGGGGTTTGAGGAGAGTATGGATTCGTAGTTGGCATTTTTCTTACCCCCGCCCAGAACTGGAAGTTCAGTGTACCCCTGGGACATGTAAGTGTTCTGGTCTTCGGATCTCTGAGAGTCCCATCCAACCATCTTGTCAGGGGCCAGCATGTAGAGTAGGACTGTTGATGAAGCACTGAGGGAGTAGACCTTGTTGACTGTTGCCGGCATGTCAACACTCCTCCCCAGCATGTCTGTGAACTGGTCTCCTGAACTGGATCCATGTCCAGTGTAAGCCGTGGCCACTACAATCACACCAACAACAGCTAAAACTGCAATTATTATCAGTACAATTACTTTAGGATTTTTGATAGATTTCATAGATTTACAACCTGTTATTTTTGGTTAAAAGGATGAAGCTTCTTTTTATGAACTAAACTTTCTCTTACCTTTTATAAGCTAAATTTTATTATGCGATATGAGTTAATAAACGTGTTGAAATGGTTGATTTATGGGGTTAGCTTAATTTCATAATATCCCACCTACCTTTATGAGGATCTGTGTATTGTTTCGCTTGTTTATTGCTTCAAGGATTCATGTTTTGAAAATGTCAGGTTTTGATCTGACCAGATTTAGGTTTATACAATATGTATTAATAAACATATCGAAGGGATATTTTGGGAATTTTGGGTTTAAGGGAAAATTACAGGGATTTGAAACCTATTTACAGATTTAAAATGATTAAATAACATTAATATCAAAATTAATGTAAAATATGATATTAAATGTTTTTATAATAGTTTTAATTAGGTTATATCTAAAAAAAACATCTTTTAGGTTCCAATTTTATCCATAAAATCATCACATGAGTGTGCATTTTAACCAGTGCCACCTATTTTTAAAAACATTTAAAAACAACTTAAAAATCATTTATAACATATTTAAAATATTTAATACCCAATATAAGCCATTTTAACTCTTAATTTTAATTATAAATATTAATCTAAGGATTTACAACTTAAAATCCGTTTTTTTTTCATTGAAAAGGTATTAAATTATTATAACAAAGTATAAATATTAATAAGAAATAAACCAGCACTGTCGAATACAATGTGATCACACTTCGATGCAATAGAAAGAGGTGAAAAAATTATGGGAAAAATTAGAAAATCGAATATGGTGATTCCTATT
It encodes the following:
- the fwdF gene encoding tungsten-dependent formylmethanofuran dehydrogenase subunit FwdF translates to MVSIEREGKENRSLSHKNEKCVGCGICTDICPTESLKLGPVLPIARGLLKMDYLKMNKDTCVLCGLCASACPFDALEFSVDGENAKNLDAYPKWSHNAGIDEENCIYCGSCEKACPKNAIYMERVLPTVEELVRGEAEIDKDKCISCGMCEEICPAEAISMDKNEINSSSKDIANDISIDKSKCIYCGICKRICPEDAIKVVCTTCMDQMEIPKPEITGNIILNEDQCINCGWCEEICPVDAAEVTKPFEGEIEMISTDEVTCKGDSCHACMDVCPCNAISIVDNKSVVNQNMCTLCGACAKACPQSIISIKRSDMKLDNIRSKSWQKTLGSLIE
- a CDS encoding TOBE domain-containing protein; translation: MKMSARNGLNGMVVSVEKGEITASVKIKIDSPEVITAIISKEAVEDLEIKEGDELTAVIKSTEVMVIKD
- the wtpA gene encoding tungstate ABC transporter substrate-binding protein WtpA — protein: MDKKVMAVIVLIIIAVIGGGLFAYQSSSDQNKTVLKIYHAGSLSALMNATAKKFESEHPNVDVQLESYGSADAIKQITDLNRSGDIVAVADYGLIDKRMIPNYADWNLQFAKNEMVIVYSNKSKYSDQINSQNWYQILEKSDVTFGFSDPNADPSGYRSVMMIQLAESYYNDSTIFDKLVANNTAITSETNGTGYALKAPSNLNPTSKVMIRPKEVDLMQSVESGSLDYLIIYKNVADQHKSSGVKYIELPNKLQIRDTQYESDYKKISLTQNSDTNKSKVVKLSPIVYGITVVKNSSNYDLSVEFVKLLISSEGTQLIKDTYQQPITPAIATNDSTNIPDALKSLVTQA
- the wtpB gene encoding tungstate ABC transporter permease WtpB, with translation MRRIEYSTFFFALMGSFAVLFILIPLVTMILSEDPGAVVANLQDSEVLGSIFTSAYCALIATIIALIFGIPLAYTLARNDFKGKGFIEAIIDIPIVIPHTVTGIALLTVFAPHGILGMPFGKIGISFIDAMPGIIVAMLFVSSSFMINSAREGFENVDPRLEKVARTLGSGNFRTFFGITIPLSLRSIVVGSIMTWARAISEFGAVIILAYYPMIAPTLIYTRFLNFGLSSSKPIAVLLILICIMVFVIVRLLISGWKSYDKD
- the wtpC gene encoding tungstate ABC transporter ATP-binding protein WtpC, which translates into the protein MIRIKKLFKEWKEFKLHDIDLEINEKEYFVVLGPSGAGKTLLLELIAGIWIPDSGKIFFKGSDITLTAPEKRGIALVYQDYMLFPHKTVFENVVFGLKLRKYSEEEISEKADELMELLKIKDLSNRYPRTLSGGEKQRVAIARALILKPPVLLLDEPLSALDKNKQNELIKELKRINREFGITIIHVTHNFEEALMLADRVAIMDSGRISQIGTTHDIFRKPENKFVADFVGVENLLEGRVEETNGDITAIKTEHSTIYSVTSKVGDVYMSIRPEDITISLKKVETSAVNMLKGRVKEVVDMGTLISLLIDTGDVFMVLMTRKSFMDMEINVGMEVWMNFKASAVHVF
- a CDS encoding ABC transporter ATP-binding protein, yielding MNHLLEMVGGTFSYNGGENIFEDINFSLKKGDVFCILGANGTGKTTMIKCLNGLMKLKSGSVLLNGRNIYSMNNSEIARNIGYIPQMHNSTFPFTVLDVVLMGRAPHLDIFSSPTEKDIKIAEDSLKSLNIFHMRDKPYTEISGGEQQLVFIARVLTQEPDVLLLDEPTSHLDFGNQIRTLNIIERLAKNGLSVVMSSHFPDHAFISANKVAIMKGKNFIDMGTPDEVITEENMESVYGIKVKVMDMGDRKACVPLKISSPNLVP
- a CDS encoding FecCD family ABC transporter permease, whose protein sequence is MFKEKIREKVVSHEVSAVLLMIIALIILFFLSFLFGRYPLSLNEVVLAVASKLGLINFTLPPAVDTIIFQIRFPRIVAAMMIGAALSIAGASFQGLFQNPLVSPDKLGVSAGAGFGASLAILFSASVFMTQISAFAWGLVAVGLTYFIARAFKGTSMLTLVLCGIAIASLFSALLSLIKYVADPYGQLQTIVFWLMGSLAAVNNQDLIIMGVPIVIGTAILLMVRWRINVISMGEEEAQTLGINTRRMQGLIIVCCTVVTASSISICGIIGWIGLVIPHITRMIVGPDHKVLLPASIVLGAFFLLLIDDVARTLVTVEIPLGILTALIGAPFFLYLLMKSREVWS
- a CDS encoding ABC transporter substrate-binding protein, producing the protein MKSIKNPKVIVLIIIAVLAVVGVIVVATAYTGHGSSSGDQFTDMLGRSVDMPATVNKVYSLSASSTVLLYMLAPDKMVGWDSQRSEDQNTYMSQGYTELPVLGGGKKNANYESILSSNPDIVLVGHGGTVDDVNEIQEKFGEVPVLDVEGDNNLTDIVSAISFVGKVTGETGKADNLTAFYKKVLNQVNTTVSTIPENEKKKVYYAKDSTGLKTYAPGSPQAQLITICGGTNVVQAPVSKGGMGVSMELILQWNPDVIITSSSDFYNGVYSNSQWQNITAVKNRQVYLAPQSPFNWFEGPPGANTIMGIPWTAKVLYPDKFQDLDLNSLTKEFYSEFYHYNLTDEQVSSILSSSGLNQT